One region of Drosophila kikkawai strain 14028-0561.14 chromosome 2R, DkikHiC1v2, whole genome shotgun sequence genomic DNA includes:
- the LOC121502054 gene encoding uncharacterized protein: MVAHEGNLAIDSQSRKTRIYLKKRLQQVEELRSAFQETDAVIVNLEGFAESSYAVKNFQSEFEERYMDSYCAIAADLDRLGAETPKLQPLPSGAADPEVRLNMPQMSVPKFSGACVDWPGYYDAFTSLIHNNNNLSNVQRLHFLKESLPVGRDNDIRQMQLTETNYAVAWGMMIKRYNNPRLVFSHHMNAIYALPRLQKDNTDSIRSMLSTVNVCLAAFRRVQALDGERQHWLAHYIAAKLPKETHNAWEHHQGSGATVPTYKDLESFLNDRLVIMDAIENRSSSYDSNNGSGSVDPGKRVQVHSAQEHTRRPNSSCYHCSGDHILRRCAAFLALDCYKRKDIVSRAKLCINCLSKAHALSRCTSNKSCQICGQRHHTLLHFPALAQDRSSSHTALHPVRSATTHPDAAGETVPQQGLQSTSGQNPDASYRCYSATSANGSSRNVLLAPARIAVRNPVNGLRAVINALIDQGSEATIVSEHVVQSLHLRRCNTRASIFGVGPGGGRRCKYTVNFEVNSIINPYFSLEVDSAYVLNSVTSCLPSLSFTPQRWNHIRGLPLADPSYARSKRVDLILGADMLAQIMLPDTRIGLPGEPIAQNTRFGWILSGRAEGVREATQLRCHRVLLDTEALLKRFCEVESVPDCPISTEGDLWCESFFQETHVRRPDGRYVVRLPFKTYLDPTMVLGRSDQMALNRFLQMERRLSNNPDRWSKYVDEIEEYFALEQIAPAMGSESSTVRKGNSVNQTANRLRCLLKD, translated from the exons ATGGTGGCCCATGAGGGGAACCTTGCAAtt gattcACAATCGAGGAAAacgagaatttatttaaagaagcGGTTGCAACAAGTGGAAGAGCTAAGGAGCGCGTTCCAGGAGACTGATGCCGTGATCGTGAATCTAGAAGGGTTTGCGGAATCGAGCTATGCCGTAAAAAATTTCCAGTCGGAGTTCGAGGAGCGTTATATGGACTCCTATTGTGCCATCGCAGCGGATTTGGATAGACTTGGAGCCGAGACTCCTAAGCTGCAGCCACTGCCAAGTGGAGCCGCTGATCCGGAGGTGCGACTGAACATGCCACAGATGTCAGTTCCCAAGTTTTCCGGTGCGTGTGTGGACTGGCCAGGCTACTATGACGCCTTCACGAGCCTCATacataacaacaataatttgaGTAACGTACAGCGGTTACATTTTCTGAAGGAATCGTTGCCGGTAGGGCGTGATAATGACATCCGTCAAATGCAGCTCACAGAGACGAACTACGCCGTGGCATGGGGAATGATGATTAAAAGGTACAACAATCCTCGTCTAGTTTTTTCCCACCACATGAACGCGATATACGCGTTGCCCAGGCTGCAAAAGGATAATACGGATTCAATACGGTCGATGCTGAGCACGGTCAATGTTTGCCTGGCTGCATTCCGCCGCGTCCAAGCCTTGGACGGGGAACGGCAGCACTGGTTGGCGCATTACATAGCAGCGAAGTTGCCCAAGGAGACCCACAACGCTTGGGAGCACCACCAAGGGAGCGGTGCCACCGTTCCAACTTATAAGGATTTAGAATCGTTTTTGAATGATCGGCTGGTCATAATGGATGCGATCGAGAACCGAAGCTCGTCGTACGACTCCAATAATGGCTCAGGATCTGTCGACCCAGGCAAGCGAGTGCAAGTGCATAGTGCACAGGAGCACACAAGGCGCCCGAATAGCTCCTGTTATCACTGTAGCGGTGACCATATCCTGCgtcgttgtgccgcctttttGGCCTTGGACTGCTATAAGAGGAAGGACATAGTCAGCAGGGCGAAATTATGTATTAATTGCCTGAGTAAAGCACATGCGCTTTCCCGCTGTACCAGCAATAAGAGCTGCCAAATTTGTGGCCAGCGCCATCATACGCTGTTGCATTTCCCAGCATTGGCTCAGGACCGATCGTCAAGCCACACAGCGCTGCATCCAGTTCGGTCTGCCACGACGCATCCTGATGCAGCTGGGGAGACCGTACCTCAGCAGGGCCTACAGTCAACGTCGGGCCAGAATCCGGACGCATCTTACAGATGCTATTCAGCAACTTCGGCGAATGGGTCCTCCCGAAATGTGCTCCTCGCCCCTGCTCGTATTGCCGTACGAAACCCGGTCAACGGGCTACGAGCGGTCATAAATGCACTCATCGATCAAGGATCTGAGGCAACAATAGTTTCGGAGCACGTCGTACAGTCCCTGCATCTGAGAAGGTGCAATACCCGAGCATCGATTTTTGGGGTGGGCCCAGGGGGCGGTCGTCGTTGCAAGTATACAGTTAATTTCGAAGTTAATAGTATTATTAATCCCTATTTTTCTCTAGAGGTTGATTCAGCATATGTTCTCAATTCAGTTACTTCCTGTCTGCCTAGCCTTAGCTTCACGCCGCAGCGTTGGAATCATATTCGAGGGCTCCCTCTGGCAGATCCGAGCTACGCCCGGTCGAAGAGAGTCGATCTCATCTTAGGAGCGGACATGTTGGCGCAAATCATGCTGCCAGACACCAGGATTGGATTGCCCGGCGAGCCTATAGCGCAGAATACACGCTTCGGATGGATTCTATCGGGACGTGCCGAAGGAGTAAGAGAAGCAACACAATTGCGCTGTCATCGAGTGCTGCTGGACACGGAGGCATTGCTGAAGCGTTTTTGTGAAGTCGAGTCAGTTCCTGATTGCCCTATATCGACAGAGGGGGACCTCTGGTGCGAGTCGTTTTTTCAGGAGACCCACGTGCGTCGACCGGACGGCCGCTATGTGGTCAGGTTGCCTTTTAAAACCTATCTCGATCCGACCATGGTCTTGGGAAGGTCTGATCAGATGGCGCTTAATCGGTTTCTCCAGATGGAAAGGCGTCTGTCCAACAATCCAGACCGTTGGAGCAAATATGTAGATGAGATTGAGGAATACTTCGCGCTCGAGCAAATAGCGCCGGCAATGGGCAGTGAAAGCAGCACAGTGAGGA AAGGAAATTCAGTCAACCAAACAGCGAATCGTCTTCGATGCCTCCTCAAGGACTAG
- the LOC138928004 gene encoding uncharacterized protein: protein MADGSINVYALTTLTFGTASAPFMVIRVIQQLAKDEQGSFPKAEEVLRDEIYVDDILSGGPTIEDAEDKRAHVSGAIKSACMELRKWSSNEESLLQSIPPEHQCSRTPLNWDAADPIKALGMYWLPNKDCFKFQVNFEIPPTFTNRTILSSIARLFDPLGRASHHLGKVNIEGGNHG from the coding sequence ATGGCGGATGGGTCCATCAACGTTTATGCGTTGACAACGCTAACCTTCGGAACGGCTTCGGCACCCTTCATGGTGATCAGAGTCATTCAACAATTAGCGAAGGATGAGCAGGGTTCGTTTCCTAAGGCGGAAGAAGTATTAAGGGACGAGATCTACGTGGACGACATTCTTTCCGGTGGGCCTACGATAGAAGATGCGGAGGATAAACGGGCCCACGTATCGGGTGCTATAAAATCCGCTTGCATGGAGTTGCGGAAATGGTCCAGCAACGAAGAGAGCCTTTTGCAATCGATTCCGCCAGAGCATCAATGCAGTCGGACACCTCTGAACTGGGACGCTGCGGATCCGATCAAGGCGTTAGGAATGTATTGGCTCCCCAATAAGGACTGCTTCAAATTTCAGGTCAATTTTGAGATACCACCTACTTTCACTAATAGGACGATCCTGTCGAGCATAGCGAGGCTGTTCGACCCGCTAGGTCGCGCCAGTCATCATCTCGGGAAAGTTAATATTGAAGGAGGTAACCATGGCTAA
- the LOC121502053 gene encoding uncharacterized protein, translating to MTALDWDDEVPKALAERWQAFRDGLLGIDGLSIQRWIHYSPGSIVSAQLHAFCDGSSTSLAATTYLRLEHGDGACYASLLAAKSKVTPTKPLTIPRTELSGAVLAVKLVKWLTTARWLNDLPIQTFYWTDATILLHWLHGDVNRWKTFVANRVAFILDHSSPSQWRHVGTSENPADCATRGLPPSELKDFDLWWRGPEWLTRKQGDWPSTEIGQVDIHDAALEAKADKVRVHLAVPQPSLVERFSSFSQAIRVTAFIIRFKSNAISKGERCTGPLSIKELDYALLAIVRIVQRESFSSELAALMNSKRLPSKSKLQSLSPIVVEGILRVRGRLRHSGLSYERRHPIILPSSHIFTELVIRYSHTLTLHGGAQLTLAHARQRFWILTGRQAVRRVLRKCVRCFRTRPTPSAQLMGDLPLHRVNPPNRPFLATGVDYTGAIELKAAGLRGTRFYKGYIAVFICLATKAVHLEAVTGLTTEHFLLALDRFTGRRGMVQHLYSDNGTNFIGADNLMKALFGRLQEDYEKLIAPKLAAQRATWHFSPPQSPNFGGLWEANVKSVKHHLKRVIADRRLTYEELSTVLISIEACLNSRPLCPLTADADDLEVLTPAHFLIGDSMLAPPEYKPQSKSFAEQFLIQQSMIRHFWKAWSRDWLAHLQQRPKWCHEAEGLQLNDLVIIKDDRFPPSQWLLGRVVELHPGTDALVRVVTLKTKQGQLKRCPAYYPQDGLDTRRCLGLALAGGMFSFAACPTVRESDDQPIARSSLDSAYDAGRREWKRGEKSV from the exons ATGACGGCTCTGGATTGGGACGACGAGGTTCCTAAGGCTCTTGCGGAAAGGTGGCAAGCATTTCGGGACGGCTTGCTGGGGATAGACGGCCTGAGCATACAGCGGTGGATTCATTATTCCCCAGGATCCATAGTATCAGCTCAGCTGCACGCGTTTTGTGACGGGTCTTCCACGTCCCTTGCAGCTACTACTTATCTAAGGCTCGAGCACGGGGATGGAGCGTGCTACGCCTCGCTGTTGGCCGCAAAATCAAAGGTTACCCCTACTAAACCCCTAACCATACCAAGAACGGAGCTGAGTGGTGCAGTGCTAGCCGTCAAGTTGGTGAAATGGCTTACAACGGCTAGGTGGCTAAATGACCTTCCCATCCAGACCTTTTATTGGACAGATGCCACGATTCTTCTTCATTGGCTGCACGGGGACGTCAATAGATGGAAGACGTTCGTTGCCAACAGGGTCGCCTTCATTCTGGACCACTCGTCGCCATCGCAATGGAGACATGTAGGTACTAGCGAGAATCCAGCGGACTGTGCGACAAGAGGGCTTCCTCCGAGCGAGCTAAAGGATTTTGATTTGTGGTGGCGAGGCCCGGAGTGGCTTACACGCAAGCAAGGTGACTGGCCTTCGACGGAGATCGGGCAGGTCGACATACACGATGCCGCGCTGGAGGCAAAGGCGGACAAGGTACGCGTTCACCTGGCAGTTCCGCAACCATCGTTGGTTGAGAGGTTTTCCAGTTTCAGCCAGGCCATAAGAGTCACAGCATTTATAATTCGGTTCAAAAGCAATGCTATTAGCAAAGGAGAGAGGTGTACCGGTCCCCTAAGCATTAAGGAGCTCGACTATGCTTTACTCGCCATCGTGCGCATTGTTCAAAGGGAGTCCTTCTCGTCTGAGCTGGCCGCATTGATGAATTCTAAACGGCTGCCCTCCAAAAGCAAGCTTCAGAGTTTGTCACCGATCGTGGTGGAGGGAATCTTACGAGTGAGGGGGCGATTGCGCCATTCGGGGCTATCATACGAACGTCGGCATCCAATAATCCTCCCAAGTTCTCATATTTTTACAGAGCTAGTAATACGGTACTCGCATACTTTGACTCTGCACGGAGGTGCGCAGCTGACCTTGGCCCACGCTCGCCAGCGGTTCTGGATACTGACGGGGAGGCAAGCAGTTCGAAGGGTGCTACGGAAGTGCGTGAGGTGCTTTCGCACCCGGCCAACCCCCTCGGCTCAGCTCATGGGAGACCTGCCGCTACACAGGGTCAACCCCCCTAACCGACCGTTCCTGGCGACGGGAGTTGACTACACAGGCGCTATAGAGCTGAAGGCAGCGGGCTTGAGAGGAACCAGGTTCTACAAGGGATACATCGCCGTTTTCATTTGTCTGGCGACGAAGGCTGTACACTTGGAGGCAGTGACGGGTCTCACCACGGAGCATTTCTTACTGGCTTTAGACCGGTTCACCGGGCGGCGAGGGATGGTTCAACATCTATACAGTGACAACGGAACCAACTTTATCGGCGCGGATAATCTAATGAAGGCATTATTCGGAAGGCTGCAGGAGGATTACGAGAAGCTCATAGCCCCAAAGCTCGCTGCGCAGCGTGCCACTTGGCATTTTAGTCCACCTCAATCGCCCAACTTTGGCGGGCTGTGGGAGGCCAATGTGAAGTCGGTGAAGCACCACCTTAAGAGGGTCATCGCCGATCGACGGCTCACCTATGAGGAGTTATCTACGGTGCTCATAAGCATAGAAGCATGCCTCAACTCGCGGCCGCTGTGCCCTCTCACAGCCGATGCTGACGATCTAGAGGTGCTTACGCCGGCTCATTTTCTAATTGGAGACTCCATGTTGGCGCCTCCGGAGTATAAACCGCAGTCCAAGTCCTTCGCAGAGCAGTTTCTTATCCAGCAGTCAATGATTCGCCATTTCTGGAAGGCTTGGAGTCGAGACTGGCTGGCTCATCTGCAGCAGAGACCGAAGTGGTGTCATGAGGCTGAAGGTTTGCAGTTGAACGACCTTGTCATCATCAAGGATGACCGATTTCCGCCGTCACAATGGCTGTTAGGACGGGTCGTCGAGTTACACCCAGGGACGGATGCGTTAGTCCGGGTGGTAACCCTTAAAACCAAGCAAGGCCAATTAAAACG CTGCCCCGCCTACTACCCCCAGGATGGACTGGACACGCGGAGATGTCTAGGTCTAGCATTGGCGGGCGGCATGTTCAGTTTTGCTGCGTGTCCCACTGTGCGGGAGAGTGACGATCAGCCGATCGCTCGCTCGTCGCTGGACAGTGCATACGATGCGGGAAGAAGAGAATGGAAGAGAGGGGAAAAATCAGTCTGA